One segment of Pseudomonas pohangensis DNA contains the following:
- a CDS encoding PA3496 family putative envelope integrity protein, protein MTQAFSPSVARKQREQQDSTRMAYRRAIEERSELRRLCQELGDDPERLTGFYLNPQLGAQR, encoded by the coding sequence ATGACCCAGGCCTTTAGTCCTTCCGTAGCGCGCAAGCAGAGAGAACAGCAGGACAGCACGCGCATGGCTTATCGCCGTGCCATCGAGGAGCGCAGTGAGCTGCGCCGGCTGTGTCAGGAGCTCGGTGATGATCCGGAGCGGTTGACCGGCTTCTACCTCAACCCGCAACTGGGGGCCCAGCGCTGA
- the hexR gene encoding transcriptional regulator HexR, translating to MNLLQHIAQSRHLLRKSEIKVAEHVLLDPAAVMHSSMADLAHEVGISEPTIVRFCRAIGCTGFQDLKLKLAQSLAAGASFGQFAIHEDDSVADYSLKIFDTTLHTLMEVRERLDTQALQRAINAIAAAQRIEFYGFGASGAVAADAQHKFFRLLLTAAAYSDPHMQAMSAVTLKPSDVAICISQSGRSKDLLITANLVRETGATLITLCPSQTPLADLATVNLAIDVQEDTEIYTPLTSRIAHLVVIDVLAMGVAMSRGPDLVNHLKSVKRSLRNLRLSPKTVKSSDD from the coding sequence GTGAACCTCTTGCAACATATCGCCCAGTCCCGTCATCTGCTGCGCAAATCCGAAATCAAGGTGGCCGAGCACGTGCTGCTCGACCCTGCCGCGGTAATGCACAGTTCGATGGCCGATCTGGCCCACGAGGTGGGCATCAGCGAGCCGACCATCGTGCGTTTCTGCCGCGCCATCGGTTGCACCGGGTTTCAGGATCTCAAGCTCAAGCTGGCGCAGAGTCTGGCCGCCGGTGCCAGCTTCGGCCAGTTCGCCATCCATGAAGACGACTCGGTGGCCGACTACAGCCTGAAGATTTTCGACACCACCCTGCATACCCTGATGGAGGTGCGCGAACGCCTCGACACCCAGGCGCTGCAGCGCGCCATCAATGCCATTGCCGCCGCCCAGCGGATCGAGTTCTACGGTTTCGGCGCGTCCGGTGCGGTGGCCGCCGATGCCCAGCACAAGTTCTTCCGCCTGCTGCTCACCGCGGCGGCCTATTCCGACCCGCACATGCAGGCGATGTCGGCGGTGACGCTCAAGCCCAGCGACGTGGCTATCTGCATCTCCCAGTCGGGGCGTTCCAAGGACCTGCTGATCACCGCCAACCTGGTGCGCGAAACCGGCGCCACGCTGATCACCCTGTGCCCGAGCCAGACGCCGCTGGCCGATCTGGCCACGGTCAACCTGGCCATCGACGTGCAGGAAGACACCGAGATCTACACCCCGCTGACCTCGCGCATCGCCCATCTGGTGGTGATCGACGTACTGGCCATGGGCGTGGCCATGTCGCGTGGCCCGGATCTGGTCAACCACCTGAAAAGCGTCAAGCGCAGCCTGCGCAACCTGCGCCTGTCGCCGAAGACGGTGAAGAGCAGCGACGACTGA